Proteins from a genomic interval of Hyla sarda isolate aHylSar1 unplaced genomic scaffold, aHylSar1.hap1 scaffold_2045, whole genome shotgun sequence:
- the LOC130318064 gene encoding DNA damage-regulated autophagy modulator protein 1-like, with translation MELKGLGFVPLLLAFWCAAWLATSYIVTVVLGHAASPLMSISDVGNFFPENILLRIGFIGTSIGTLVLTFLIYKYMVMHTEEFRGHQVLIQRILLAIVWASCFGTAVMHVLSPEEYPRIHFVSTIISITCEALYYLGQSIQMYKLPGANKVIHHSRCTCCGLAFTCAIFYFGYKTLQELFYDDEDWDEIREITTIIIEWVMLLLILINTVTYYSTMQRLMLTVSRNSCKLSLRVRIDDFGV, from the exons atggagctaaaaggtttggggttcgtcccccttctgttggcgttttggtgtgcggcctggcttgccaccagctacatcgtgacggtcgtcctcggccatgccgcctcgccactgatgagcatcag tgacgtgggaaatttctttcccgaaaacatattattgagaattggtttcatagggacatccattggcactttggtactaacctttcttatttataagtatatggttatgcatactgaagagttcaggggtcatcaggtcctgatccagaggatcctgctggccattgtgtgggcctcctgttttggtacagctgtcatgcatgtattgtcccccgaagaatatcccaggatacactttgtcagcacgataatttccattacatgtgaagccttatactaccttgggcagtccatccagatgtataaattaccaggagcaaacaaagtcatccaccatagtagatgcacctgctgtggcctggcttttacctgcgcaattttctactttggatataaaacattacaggaattattctatgatgatgaagactgggacgagatccgtgaaatcaccaccataatcatcgagtgggtgatgcttctactgatcctgataaacaccgtgacctattattccaccatgcagaggttaatgttaaccgtctccaggaacagctgcaaactctctcttagagtaagaattgatgacttcggggtgtag